In Trifolium pratense cultivar HEN17-A07 linkage group LG7, ARS_RC_1.1, whole genome shotgun sequence, a genomic segment contains:
- the LOC123894091 gene encoding GTPase-activating protein GYP1: MNNNNDNNSNKDTTIGVLDSRFNQTLRNVQGLLKGRSIPGKILLSQRVDPIDNSTLYSPTYSRSSSYNDTGTNDRKIETVEEEVHSGSKPFSTPNDNKLKTSTSRVENPSEEVRKSSMGGRATDSARVMKFTKVLSGTMVILDKLRELAWSGVPDYMRPTVWRLLLGYAPTNSDRREGVLRRKRLEYLDCVSQYYDIPDTERSDDEINMLRQIAVDCPRTVPEVPFFQQPQVQKSLERILYAWAIRHPASGYVQGINDLVTPFFVVFLSEYLEGSIDNWTMSDLSSDKISNVEADCYWCLSKLLDGMQDHYTFAQPGIQRLVFKLKELVRRIDDPVSSHMENQGLEFLQFAFRWFNCLLIREIPFQLVTRLWDTYLAEGDALPDFLVYIFASFLLTWSDEIQKLDFQELVMFLQRLPTQNWTDQELEMVLSRAFMWHSMFNNSPSHLAT; this comes from the exons ATGAACAATAACAACgacaacaacagcaacaaagACACTACCATAGGAGTCCTCGATTCTCGATTCAATCAAACCCTCAGAAATGTTCAAGG GTTACTCAAGGGTCGTAGCATTCCTGGTAAAATATTATTGAGCCAAAGAGTAGATCCTATAGATAATTCAACCTTATACTCGCCAACTTACAGCAGGAGTTCCTCATACAACGATACTGGCACTAATGATCGCAAAATTGAGACAGTAGAg GAGGAAGTTCACAGTGGAAGCAAACCATTTAGTACTCctaatgataataaattgaaaacatcAACCTCCCGTGTAGAGAACCCGTCTGAAGAAGTCCGGAAATCTTCCATGGGTGGTAGAGCTACTGATTCTGCTAGAGTTATGAAGTTCACAAAGGTTCTTTCTGGAACCATGGTTATATTGG ACAAATTGCGTGAATTAGCTTGGAGTGGTGTTCCAGATTATATGCGTCCTACAGTGTGGAGACTTCTCTTG GGATATGCACCAACTAATTCAGATAGAAGGGAGGGAGTTTTGAGAAGGAAGCGGCTCGAGTATCTTGACTGTGTTTCTCAGTATTATGATATTCCTGATACAGAACGCTCAGATGATGAGATCAACATGCTTCGCCAG ATTGCTGTTGATTGTCCAAGAACTGTACCTGAAGTTCCCTTCTTCCAGCAACCACAAGTTCAGAAATCACTGGAGCGTATTCTTTACGCATG GGCCATTCGGCATCCAGCAAGTGGATATGTTCAGGGGATAAATGATCTTGTCAcaccattttttgttgttttcctATCAGAATACTTAGAAGGGAGCATAGATAATTGGACAATGTCTGATTTATCTTCAGATAAAATCTCTAATGTAGAAGCTGACTGTTATTGGTGCTTGTCAAAATTACTTGATGGTATGCAAGACCATTACACGTTTGCTCAACCAGGAATTCAAAGGCTTGTCTTTAAGTTGAAGGAATTAGTCAGGAGGATTGACG ATCCTGTTTCAAGCCATATGGAGAATCAGGGACTGGAATTTCTTCAATTTGCTTTCCGCTGGTTCAACTGTCTTCTAATCCGCGAG ATACCCTTCCAACTTGTCACACGCCTTTGGGATACATATCTAGCCGAAGGAGATGCCTTACCAGACTTCCTTGTGTATATATTTGCCAGTTTTCTTCTTACG TGGTCAGACGAAATTCAGAAGCTTGATTTTCAAGAGTTAGTAATGTTCCTTCAACGCCTTCCAACTCAGAACTGGACTGACCAGGAGCTCGAGATGGTACTCTCTCGTGCATTTATGTGGCACAGCATGTTCAACAATTCTCCTAGCCATTTAGCTACCTAA
- the LOC123894092 gene encoding protein THYLAKOID ASSEMBLY 8-like, chloroplastic: MILSPHEWIFLTKTRLQNSNSINNRIDYYDNFENNRRRRSKVTTVVCGLRSYKNKKPPTQMVISKESVQVIQALKLAKNSDEKLNQVLKLRLLRLLKADVLDVLAELQRQNQLHLSLKVLEFIINDEEAGYDELLLPLYSDTILLLGKNKMIEMAEEMFNRVVEKGLKPDTRLFNEMIGAYLQVDNTEKAMNLYRSMKDSGCLPDELTFTILIKNLLKNGEHELVETLKKESFDYVNEHDNFVQRVQQKHAKKKHIKLVM; this comes from the exons ATGATACTAAGCCCTCACGAATGGATTTTCCTGACAAAAACGCGTTTGCAAAACTCAAATTCAATTAACAACAGAATCGATTATTATGATAATTTTGAAAAcaacagaagaagaagaagcaaagtAACAACAGTAGTGTGTGGTCTTCGTTCATACAAAAATAAGAAGCCACCAACACAAATGGTAATTTCGAAAGAAAGTGTTCAAGTAATTCAAGCTCTCAAACTTGCAAAAAATTCTGATGAAAAACTCAatcaagttctcaagttaagaCTTCTTAGATTATTGAAAGCTGATGTGTTAGATGTTTTAGCTGAATTGCAGAGACAAAATCAACTCCATTTATCTCTCAAG GTTTTGgagtttattattaatgatgAGGAAGCGGGGTATGATGAATTGCTGCTACCATTGTATTCTGACACGATACTGTTACTGGGAAAGAACAAGATGATTGAGATGGCGGAAGAGATGTTCAATCGAGTGGTGGAAAAGGGGTTGAAACCGGATACGAGGTTGTTTAATGAGATGATTGGGGCTTATTTGCAAGTTGATAATACAGAGAAGGCGATGAATCTTTATAGATCCATGAAGGATTCAGGGTGTTTGCCGGATGAATTGACGTTTACGATATTGATTAAGAATCTACTGAAGAATGGAGAACATGAACTGGTTGAGACTTTGAAAAAAGAGAGTTTTGACTATGTCAATGAACATGATAATTTTGTTCAGAGAGTCCAGCAGAAACAT GCAAAAAAGAAACATATCAAACTGGTTATGTAA
- the LOC123894093 gene encoding uncharacterized protein LOC123894093: MGISASKRVNNSFQNSDRFNSACDSAFSQCLSLTQHAFEGVLPYQLKTASDQIHTIISDHPLIHKWVPQPPDRTQVDSALRHILPSDHGSDNVLRLPMFKDWARYLYTDAVLSSATKALIVRVPVGVAGIVGIGAVAHSGPALVGTFVGAYSLGVALSIFLGLSS; the protein is encoded by the coding sequence atgGGAATATCAGCGTCAAAGCGAGTTAACAACAGTTTTCAGAACTCAGACCGATTCAACTCAGCATGTGACTCAGCGTTCTCTCAATGTCTTTCTCTAACTCAACACGCTTTCGAAGGAGTTTTACCTTACCAACTCAAAACCGCTTCCGATCAAATCCACACCATCATCTCCGACCATCCACTCATCCACAAATGGGTCCCACAACCTCCTGATCGGACTCAAGTTGATTCCGCCCTCCGTCATATCCTTCCGTCCGATCACGGCAGCGATAACGTCCTCCGACTTCCGATGTTCAAGGATTGGGCTCGTTATCTTTACACTGACGCTGTTTTGTCTTCAGCTACTAAAGCGTTGATTGTACGAGTTCCTGTTGGTGTCGCCGGAATCGTTGGAATCGGTGCCGTTGCTCACTCCGGTCCGGCACTGGTTGGGACTTTCGTTGGAGCTTATTCTCTTGGTGTTGCTCTCTCTATTTTTCTTGGTTTATCCTcgtaa
- the LOC123894094 gene encoding uncharacterized protein LOC123894094 yields MLLINNNMSLELEWESPTSSPPTPPSPLPISYGAGNRKYSFSASSTSSPPFSTPASAENLPLLHLHKTFDNPNVPSVFSVDRQDPPESESKSTCLKDLLAWFIHFLCSNTK; encoded by the exons ATGTTgttgattaataataatatgagttTGGAGTTAGAATGGGAGTCTCCAACATCATCACCTCCTACACCTCCCTCTCCACTACCAATAAGTTATGGTGCAGGAAACAGGAAATACTCTTTCTCGGCTTCTTCAACTTCATCGCCACCTTTCTCAACCCCTGCGTCTGCTGAAAATCTCCCTCTTCTGCATCTGCACAAGACATTTGATAATCCTAATGTGCCTTCAGTATTTTCTGTGGATCGCCAAGATCCTCCAGAATCGGAATCCAAAAGTACATGCCTCAAGGACTT GTTGGCATGGTTTATACATTTTCTTTGTTCCAACACCAAGTAG
- the LOC123894096 gene encoding endochitinase PR4-like, whose amino-acid sequence MTIMANKSLSISIATLAIAFFIMIMVPKNASAQNCGCNGLCCSQYGYCGSGDEYCGTGCKEGPCTGQSSPSPTNNVNVADIVTQDFFNGIINQADSSCAGKNFYTRASFLDALNSYDQFGRSGSEDDSKREIAAAFAHFTHETGHFCYIEEIDGASKDYCDETNTQYPCVANKGYFGRGPIQISWNYNYGPAGQDNGFDGLNSPETVANDPTVSFKTGLWFWMKNVHSVVTQGFGATIRAINGMECGGGNPSAVQARVDYYTQYCSQFGVSTGDNLTC is encoded by the exons ATGACTATAATGGCAAACAAGTCACTAAGCATATCTATAGCAACACTtgctatagcatttttcatcATGATCATGGTTCCAAAAAATGCAAGTGCACAAAACTGTGGCTGTAATGGGTTGTGTTGCAGCCAATATGGATATTGTGGTAGTGGTGATGAGTATTGTGGCACAGGGTGTAAAGAGGGTCCATGTACTGGCCAAAGTTCTCCTAGTCCTACCAATAATGTTAATGTAGCTGACATTGTTACACAAGACTTTTTCAATGGTATAATTAATCAGGCTGATTCTAGTTGTGCAGGAAAGAACTTTTACACAAGAGCTTCTTTTCTTGATGCACTTAATTCTTATGATCAGTTTGGTAGGTCTGGTTCTGAGGATGACTCTAAACGCGAGATTGCTGCCGCTTTTGCTCATTTCACACATGAAACTGGAC ATTTTTGCTATATAGAAGAGATTGATGGTGCATCAAAGGACTACTGCGACGAAACCAACACACAGTACCCGTGTGTCGCTAACAAAGGATACTTTGGTCGTGGACCGATTCAAATCTCATGGAACTACAACTATGGACCAGCCGGACAAGACAACGGTTTTGATGGATTAAACTCTCCTGAAACAGTGGCCAATGATCCTACAGTGTCCTTCAAGACAGGATTATGGTTTTGGATGAAAAATGTGCACTCTGTTGTCACCCAAGGCTTTGGTGCAACCATTAGAGCCATTAATGGTATGGAATGTGGTGGCGGTAACCCATCCGCAGTTCAGGCTCGTGTTGATTATTACACACAATATTGTAGTCAATTTGGTGTGTCTACTGGTGATAATCTTACTTGCTAA